The Amycolatopsis mongoliensis genome includes a window with the following:
- a CDS encoding DUF6879 family protein, which yields MVVPAGRWHDREMTGVTMEPVRSTRRKHMYQVEGTHEAGRELSSPTEYLDLMAFKRTSFRFQLLQAYGIHSERAAFEEFKAKGSYRVPSDDPRLIRQRQQLSGGRVLQRVQVVIPPVSDYLRFSFGYFRHFAAAGEDIRILDTARVSADWLPDHDFVLLDDEVVIKLRHAPGDGRATGREPLVNVDIAEFRAYRDRALEAAIPFAEYEARIRS from the coding sequence ATGGTCGTCCCGGCCGGCCGCTGGCACGATCGAGAAATGACGGGAGTCACCATGGAACCCGTCCGAAGCACCCGGAGGAAGCACATGTACCAGGTTGAAGGGACTCACGAGGCCGGAAGGGAATTGTCCTCGCCCACGGAGTACTTGGACTTGATGGCCTTCAAGCGCACGAGTTTTCGCTTCCAGCTGCTTCAGGCGTACGGCATCCACAGTGAGCGGGCGGCGTTCGAGGAGTTCAAGGCGAAGGGAAGCTACCGCGTCCCGTCGGACGATCCGCGGCTGATCCGGCAGCGGCAGCAACTCTCCGGGGGCCGGGTGCTCCAGCGGGTGCAGGTGGTCATCCCGCCCGTCTCGGACTACCTTCGGTTTTCCTTCGGCTACTTCCGGCACTTCGCCGCGGCAGGTGAAGACATCCGGATTCTCGACACTGCGCGGGTCTCGGCCGACTGGCTGCCCGACCACGACTTCGTCCTCCTCGACGACGAGGTCGTGATCAAGCTTCGCCACGCACCCGGGGACGGACGTGCCACCGGCCGCGAGCCCCTGGTGAACGTCGACATCGCGGAATTCCGCGCCTACCGGGACCGTGCGCTGGAAGCGGCGATCCCGTTCGCCGAATACGAAGCCCGGATCCGGAGCTGA
- a CDS encoding GntR family transcriptional regulator, whose protein sequence is MGAVDDVMSYLLELMSGQAPGTRVPSERELAQRLGIARTTVRTSVQHLVAAGLLTPRHGSGMFVAAPKAITYLDEPAGGPADDTGRRPFGYLVLDTREGTAGAELAGAIRVAAGEHTTEFRRLLVHDSAPVAIESAILAQSTIPDTTGAAFFDLLDRGRTISSSTISCELAAGEFSRVLRIPVAQPLLVVERVRRLPPAETPVYVRTCYRADRLMLRQRSATGR, encoded by the coding sequence GTGGGCGCCGTCGACGACGTCATGAGCTACCTGCTCGAGCTGATGAGCGGACAGGCTCCCGGCACTCGCGTACCTTCCGAGCGAGAGCTGGCCCAGCGGCTGGGTATCGCCCGCACCACGGTGCGCACGAGCGTTCAGCACCTGGTGGCGGCCGGGCTCTTGACGCCCCGGCACGGCAGCGGGATGTTCGTCGCCGCGCCGAAGGCGATCACCTATCTCGACGAGCCGGCGGGTGGGCCGGCCGACGACACCGGGCGCCGGCCGTTCGGGTACCTGGTCCTGGACACCAGGGAGGGCACCGCGGGGGCAGAACTCGCGGGCGCGATCCGGGTCGCGGCCGGCGAACACACCACCGAGTTCCGGCGGCTGCTCGTCCACGATTCCGCTCCGGTGGCCATCGAGAGCGCGATCCTTGCGCAGTCGACGATTCCGGACACGACCGGCGCCGCCTTCTTCGACCTGCTCGATCGGGGGCGGACGATCAGCAGTTCCACCATCTCGTGCGAACTGGCCGCCGGTGAGTTTTCCCGCGTCCTCCGGATCCCCGTCGCCCAGCCGCTGCTCGTCGTCGAACGTGTACGACGGCTGCCTCCGGCGGAGACCCCGGTGTACGTCCGCACCTGCTATCGGGCGGACCGGTTGATGCTTAGGCAAAGGTCGGCGACGGGACGCTGA
- a CDS encoding FAD-dependent monooxygenase has translation MMEKEAGRVLVVGTGVSGIATAARLRRSGWRPVLVEKAPARRSDGYFIVLFGAGQAAADRLGMLDAVHDRATTTQKLDIERDGSGRPGMSFSDLPGKPWTMLRGDIEKAAFSVLPDDVEIRYSTVPTAIDQDADGVDVTLLDTVTGTSVTERFDLVVGADGLRSTVRSLVFGPHEKHLRRLDYMVAAFQFDGTPAGLVPGQAVTLLEPGRSMWVFAYRDHDPTVMMTYRTDDVDAEFRRPPVERLRAVFGPRPLGETLGDVIGALDRADRILFDSAEQVRMDAWHKGRVVLVGDAAWCVTLYAGMGVSSGLTGAELLGVMLDRHGADVGAALDAWEQALRPYVDHYLDGAFADRKVFVVNTRLEILFRRMVPRLRRFRLGRRLVDRMVRIDEIAKYKNVDIVGAVLADRAERSDVGGVVRTR, from the coding sequence ATGATGGAAAAAGAGGCCGGCCGGGTACTGGTCGTCGGGACGGGTGTCAGCGGGATCGCCACGGCGGCGCGGCTGCGGAGATCCGGCTGGCGGCCCGTGCTCGTCGAAAAGGCGCCGGCCAGGCGCTCCGACGGGTACTTCATCGTCCTGTTCGGGGCCGGCCAGGCGGCCGCGGACCGGCTGGGCATGCTCGACGCCGTGCACGACCGGGCGACGACGACGCAGAAGCTCGACATCGAACGCGACGGCTCCGGCCGGCCGGGGATGTCCTTCTCCGACCTGCCCGGCAAGCCGTGGACGATGCTGCGGGGCGACATCGAGAAGGCCGCGTTCTCGGTCCTGCCGGACGATGTGGAGATCCGCTACTCGACGGTGCCCACCGCGATCGACCAGGACGCGGACGGGGTCGACGTCACGTTGCTCGACACCGTGACCGGTACGTCGGTCACCGAGCGATTCGACTTGGTGGTGGGCGCGGACGGGCTGCGCTCGACGGTCCGGTCCCTCGTGTTCGGCCCCCACGAGAAGCATCTCCGGCGACTGGACTACATGGTCGCCGCGTTCCAGTTCGACGGCACGCCGGCCGGTCTCGTGCCCGGGCAGGCCGTGACCCTGCTCGAACCGGGCCGCTCGATGTGGGTTTTCGCGTACCGGGACCACGACCCGACGGTCATGATGACCTATCGCACCGACGACGTCGATGCCGAGTTCCGCCGGCCGCCGGTGGAACGGCTCCGGGCCGTTTTCGGCCCGCGGCCGCTGGGGGAGACGCTCGGCGATGTCATCGGCGCACTCGATCGCGCCGACCGGATCCTGTTCGACTCCGCCGAGCAGGTACGGATGGACGCCTGGCACAAGGGACGCGTGGTCCTCGTCGGCGACGCCGCCTGGTGCGTCACCCTCTACGCGGGCATGGGGGTGTCGTCGGGACTCACCGGGGCCGAACTGCTCGGCGTGATGCTCGACCGGCACGGAGCCGACGTCGGTGCCGCCCTCGACGCCTGGGAACAGGCTCTGCGTCCCTATGTCGACCACTACCTGGACGGCGCGTTCGCCGACCGCAAGGTGTTCGTCGTGAACACCCGCCTGGAGATCCTGTTCCGGCGGATGGTGCCCCGCCTGCGCCGGTTCCGGCTCGGCAGGCGGCTCGTCGACCGGATGGTGCGGATCGACGAGATCGCGAAGTACAAGAACGTGGACATCGTCGGCGCGGTGCTGGCCGACCGGGCGGAGCGGAGCGACGTCGGCGGCGTTGTCCGGACCCGGTGA
- a CDS encoding LLM class F420-dependent oxidoreductase has product MKFSIFLPTGFAQEFAGFTDPVAAYFRLTEIAKLADDAGYHALLAPDHLTTVLPSNEMVFEAWTLITALARETSNVRIGQLVTANGYRNPALQAKMASTVDVISGGRLDFGIGAGWLEPDHLQYGYDFGTTGERLRKLDEAVQIILSLWTEKKTTFEGRYHQVRDAVNEPKGVQRPHIPLMIAGGGEKVTLRLAARYGDACNIMDSPEVAKRKFAVLRDHCQDVGRDYGAINRTVTTLCVIRDTDAEARSLIPLSSKFVFPGDLGSYGLVGTLDTVKKRIAAYEEAGVQELIVYFEDPTSVRQVAEFAQLFVR; this is encoded by the coding sequence ATGAAGTTCAGCATCTTCCTGCCCACCGGCTTCGCCCAGGAGTTCGCGGGCTTCACCGATCCGGTCGCGGCGTACTTCCGGCTGACGGAGATCGCCAAGCTGGCCGACGACGCCGGCTACCACGCGTTGCTCGCGCCCGATCACCTCACCACGGTTCTGCCGTCGAACGAAATGGTCTTCGAAGCGTGGACGCTGATCACCGCGCTGGCGCGGGAGACCTCGAACGTGCGGATCGGTCAGCTGGTCACCGCCAACGGCTACCGCAATCCCGCTCTGCAGGCGAAGATGGCGTCCACTGTGGACGTCATCTCCGGGGGCCGGCTGGACTTCGGCATCGGCGCGGGCTGGCTGGAGCCGGACCACCTGCAGTACGGCTACGACTTCGGCACCACCGGCGAGCGGCTGCGCAAGCTCGACGAGGCGGTACAGATCATCCTGTCGCTGTGGACGGAAAAGAAGACCACGTTCGAAGGCCGGTACCACCAGGTTCGCGACGCGGTCAACGAGCCCAAGGGAGTGCAGCGCCCGCACATCCCGCTGATGATCGCGGGCGGGGGCGAAAAGGTGACGCTGCGGCTCGCCGCCCGGTACGGCGACGCCTGCAACATCATGGATTCCCCCGAAGTGGCCAAACGCAAGTTCGCCGTCCTGCGGGACCACTGCCAGGACGTCGGACGGGACTACGGGGCGATCAACCGGACGGTCACGACGCTGTGCGTCATCCGGGACACCGACGCGGAGGCGCGGTCGCTGATCCCCCTGTCGTCGAAGTTCGTCTTCCCCGGCGATCTGGGCTCGTACGGGCTGGTCGGCACCCTGGACACGGTGAAGAAGCGCATCGCCGCGTACGAGGAAGCCGGAGTCCAGGAACTGATCGTCTATTTCGAGGATCCGACCAGCGTGCGGCAGGTCGCCGAATTCGCTCAGCTTTTCGTCCGGTAG
- a CDS encoding type I polyketide synthase produces the protein MAPSELSHTVAGSANSRHTGRESASGPAQAEPVAIIGIGCRFPGGVEDLRTFWELIGSGTDAIGDIPADRWRTSDYFDEDRSTPGRMFVRQGGFLRTPVDTFDAGFFGMSPREAAALDPQQRLLLEVTWESLEDAGIPPSSTAAADVGVYIGGFTFDAATLQLGEPNRHLVSSATPTGVSMTMLAARLSYAFDWRGPAFTVDTACSSSLVALHQACNALALGDCELAVAGGVNVMVNPVTTILMSKGQFLSPDARCKSFDHRANGYARGEGAGILVLKPLSAAVRDGDRIHAVVRGTAANQDGRTPGITVPRVESQRTLIERACRVGGVEPASVGYFEAHGTGTAAGDPVEATAIGEVLGDSTGTHWLGSVKSNFGHTEAAAGVAGVIKAAICLKRGTIPPNLHFEKPNPRIPFDQLPIRVPTETVPFPERPGPRRAGVNSFGFGGTNAHAILEQWPDRETAGHAEGDDGRPLLLPLSARSPEALQSLVESYSALLEAEDAPALRNLSRAASRHRDHHPMRTFVVAGDRAEAAEKLRDLTVAPTRVTRPAIAFVYTGMGPQWWGMGRELLEEEPRFAEVVAACDEVLARFGLSIGDELRRDEAESRLTKTLYAQVANFVVQAGLTALWRDWGIEPAVVVGHSVGEVAAAYAAGVYSLEDALTVSFNRANLQARLAGRGAMAAVGLPAEAVVPHLVDGVAVAAINSSHATTIAGDPEAVAAVTAELTAAGASVKQLRVEVAYHSPQMDEIREPLMAALQDIRPRSAQVPLLSSVTGERVDGAELDADYWWRNVRLPVRFAEAFRSLLTRGGSTGAILEVGPHPVLAPSIDEALAERADGVVRLASLRRDRPQREHLLATLGRLYEAGADPAWERVHPGPREHLDLPRYPWHRERHWIESAVSRQRRLGTDGLKLTGRAVAATTPIRDVELSASAFPYLGDHKIGESVVFPGSGYLEAALAAFPDDAPCFLEDVVFHRPLELPPSSVTTLRVGYDPSRQLVTLHSRMQPDDATWTLHAELRRTHVAQARTTLPRTETLAELTDGLPELGHDDVYARLTGTGLNYGPAFRVVRRLWWRTETREVFGELRLDTVEQEAHRLHPVLLDGALQAAITGAHLLGDEAEPGTYVPARIDALRFFRSPGTRLWIHGRGRDAGTPGTIECDLTLVTDDGEVVAEVQGLRARRLAEAQERPAKLVYRHAWQEEPLEREAGAEGRWIVVGSSATATDLARGLSELDAEVIRADTADDRWLERVLAGAAGEPPCRGVVYVEGAPAEGTPSCGSVAAPLRLVQELPAEARPLFLVTTGAQSVSADDPTTAPAAAALWGFGRVVSAERPELRCRLIDVAPADSQVGTDGKLLDALLTELTQDSLDEVALRAEGRYVRRLTHAEEGSDLDHVTTRTDLTPVRLRPLEGAGADLRFVATTRRPPGSGEVEVEVSHVGLNFKDVLKQTGLISPRAIEGSHSGETLGLECSGTVVGVGAGVTGLQVGDEVFAHSRDLFVSHVTLEAVRVVKKPATLTGAQAASLLPVVTAHLSLVRLANLRSGERVLVHSAAGGVGLAAARIAQWLGAEVFVTAGSEPRRELLRREGFTRVADSRSTSFADDVLGWTGGEGVDVIVNSLPADMIHHSLRTLRTFGRFVELGKPGDVADHAVRLASAQRALSFHSFDYDQMMALRPDDVRECMRAVAELHEQNAIDPLPCTEFPAGEVDEAFRVMARPEHHGKIVVRMAREAVRVPAASLPGSPIRPDVTYVITGGLGGLGRTVARWLADHGARYLVLAGRHGVTTSAAAQDVAELTARGVKVRVHKVDVSHRDEVRSFLSRVRAHLPPIGGIVHGAADFDDVVLSDTDAPRLVGATRPKADGGWHLHRETSADDLDFFVLFSSVAAQLGALGAGAYATANEFLNGLARYRRAQGLPATSVGWGMVDEVGVAVSREGHVGNVLRRNGHRGMPPARLVAELGTLLRTRPTEVSVADVDWPRWARANQQLAPLPKFRGVVPEGAAGGDGDFGGEDSVAKLLRDASPAERAEMLPALVTPLLQRTTGLGEDRLGEQEAVDVDSLTAVELRVLLQKQLGVPVPAARLQRSLSVDVLVDLLADELDRARPDAVALTERLTVHEIASADGTVVYGHLSLPAGLGPHPAVVVCMPGDGGVLDADGDYRHISEHAPLNAAGFAVLSVDQRGAPGHGPEFRALAEIGGKDVDDVVAATRYLAGLPEIDDTRIDILGTSRGAYSALLALERGPGLWRHAVLLMGFYDPARFVTADQLRPGSLLPSRSESDPAEVEAYFAAPERQPLSALGEVTAPLLIVHGDNDPVVSSAESAELAARMRHEGLPAELITVPGLAHDIDHEDVAWADLWPRISDFLQEGGTR, from the coding sequence ATGGCGCCGTCCGAGCTTTCGCACACCGTCGCAGGATCCGCCAACTCCCGGCACACCGGCCGCGAGTCCGCCTCCGGCCCGGCACAGGCCGAGCCGGTCGCGATCATCGGCATCGGATGCCGCTTCCCGGGCGGCGTCGAAGATCTGCGCACTTTCTGGGAATTGATCGGATCCGGCACCGATGCGATCGGTGACATTCCGGCGGATCGGTGGCGCACGAGCGATTACTTCGACGAGGACCGCTCGACCCCCGGGCGGATGTTCGTGCGCCAAGGCGGCTTTCTGCGCACGCCGGTCGACACGTTCGACGCCGGGTTCTTCGGGATGTCACCGCGCGAGGCCGCGGCGCTGGATCCTCAGCAGCGGCTGTTGCTCGAGGTCACCTGGGAGTCACTCGAGGATGCCGGCATCCCGCCGAGTTCGACCGCGGCCGCCGACGTCGGGGTCTACATCGGCGGTTTCACCTTCGACGCGGCGACGCTGCAGCTGGGCGAGCCGAACCGGCACCTGGTCAGCTCGGCCACGCCGACCGGGGTGAGCATGACCATGCTGGCGGCCCGGCTGTCGTACGCGTTCGACTGGCGCGGCCCGGCATTCACCGTCGACACCGCTTGTTCGTCGTCGCTGGTGGCGCTCCACCAGGCCTGCAACGCCCTTGCGCTCGGCGACTGCGAGCTCGCGGTGGCCGGCGGGGTGAACGTCATGGTGAACCCGGTCACGACCATCCTGATGTCCAAAGGGCAGTTCCTGTCGCCCGACGCCCGGTGCAAGTCGTTCGACCACCGGGCCAACGGTTACGCCCGGGGCGAAGGCGCGGGCATCCTGGTGCTGAAGCCGCTGTCCGCGGCGGTACGCGACGGCGACCGCATCCACGCCGTCGTGCGCGGTACCGCGGCGAACCAGGACGGGCGTACCCCTGGCATCACCGTGCCGAGGGTGGAGTCCCAGCGAACGCTGATCGAGCGCGCGTGCCGGGTCGGCGGCGTCGAGCCGGCGTCGGTCGGCTATTTCGAAGCGCACGGAACCGGCACGGCGGCGGGAGACCCGGTCGAAGCGACCGCGATCGGCGAGGTGCTCGGCGATTCCACCGGCACGCACTGGCTGGGGTCGGTCAAGTCGAACTTCGGTCACACCGAGGCGGCAGCCGGGGTGGCCGGTGTGATCAAGGCGGCCATCTGCCTGAAGCGGGGAACCATCCCGCCGAACCTCCACTTCGAAAAGCCGAACCCCCGGATCCCCTTCGACCAGCTGCCCATCCGGGTTCCCACCGAGACGGTCCCGTTCCCGGAGCGGCCGGGACCGCGGCGGGCCGGGGTCAACTCCTTCGGGTTCGGCGGAACCAACGCCCACGCCATTCTCGAGCAATGGCCGGACCGCGAGACCGCCGGGCACGCGGAAGGCGACGACGGCAGGCCGCTGCTCCTGCCCCTGTCGGCGCGAAGCCCGGAGGCGCTGCAGTCGCTCGTGGAGTCCTACTCGGCCCTGCTGGAAGCAGAAGACGCTCCCGCACTGCGGAACCTCTCCCGCGCGGCCTCGCGGCACCGTGACCACCATCCGATGAGGACCTTCGTCGTCGCCGGAGACCGGGCAGAGGCCGCGGAGAAGCTGCGGGACCTCACCGTCGCTCCCACCCGGGTGACGCGCCCGGCGATCGCCTTCGTCTACACCGGAATGGGACCCCAGTGGTGGGGCATGGGACGGGAACTCCTCGAAGAGGAGCCGCGTTTCGCCGAAGTGGTCGCCGCCTGCGACGAGGTGCTCGCGCGCTTCGGTCTGTCGATCGGCGACGAGTTGCGCCGTGACGAAGCCGAGTCACGGCTGACGAAGACGCTGTACGCGCAGGTCGCCAACTTCGTGGTGCAGGCGGGGCTCACTGCTCTGTGGCGCGACTGGGGGATCGAACCCGCGGTGGTCGTGGGACACAGCGTGGGTGAGGTGGCCGCGGCCTACGCCGCCGGTGTGTACTCGCTCGAGGACGCGCTCACGGTGAGCTTCAACCGGGCGAACCTGCAGGCACGGCTGGCCGGGCGCGGCGCGATGGCGGCGGTCGGCCTGCCCGCCGAGGCGGTGGTTCCCCACCTCGTCGACGGCGTCGCGGTGGCGGCGATCAACAGTTCCCACGCCACGACCATCGCCGGTGATCCCGAAGCCGTGGCGGCCGTGACCGCCGAGCTGACGGCGGCCGGTGCGTCGGTGAAGCAGCTGCGGGTCGAAGTGGCCTACCACAGCCCCCAGATGGACGAGATCCGTGAACCGCTGATGGCCGCCCTGCAGGACATCCGCCCGCGCAGCGCTCAGGTTCCGCTGCTCTCGTCGGTGACCGGCGAGCGGGTGGACGGTGCCGAACTCGACGCGGACTACTGGTGGCGGAACGTCCGCCTGCCGGTGCGGTTCGCGGAGGCGTTCCGCAGCCTGCTCACCCGGGGTGGCAGCACCGGCGCCATCCTGGAGGTCGGCCCCCACCCGGTGCTGGCCCCGTCGATCGACGAAGCGCTGGCCGAGCGCGCGGACGGCGTGGTGCGCCTGGCGTCGCTGCGCCGGGACCGCCCGCAGCGCGAGCACCTCCTGGCGACCCTCGGCCGGCTGTACGAGGCCGGCGCCGACCCCGCTTGGGAACGTGTCCACCCCGGCCCTCGCGAGCACCTGGACCTGCCGCGGTACCCGTGGCATCGCGAGCGGCACTGGATCGAGTCGGCCGTGTCCCGGCAGCGGCGGCTGGGTACCGACGGCCTGAAGCTGACCGGACGGGCCGTCGCCGCCACCACGCCCATCCGGGACGTGGAGCTGTCCGCTTCCGCGTTCCCGTACCTCGGTGACCACAAGATCGGCGAGTCCGTCGTGTTCCCCGGCTCCGGATATCTCGAAGCCGCGCTGGCCGCTTTCCCGGACGACGCACCGTGCTTCCTCGAGGACGTCGTCTTCCACCGCCCGCTCGAGCTCCCGCCTTCGTCGGTCACGACGCTGCGAGTGGGTTACGACCCGTCGCGGCAGCTGGTCACCTTGCACAGCCGCATGCAGCCCGATGACGCCACCTGGACGTTGCACGCCGAACTCCGCCGCACCCACGTCGCCCAGGCACGGACCACGCTGCCCCGCACCGAGACCCTCGCCGAACTCACCGACGGGCTTCCGGAACTCGGCCACGACGACGTATACGCGCGACTGACCGGCACCGGCCTCAACTACGGGCCCGCCTTCCGGGTCGTGCGACGCCTGTGGTGGCGGACGGAGACGCGTGAGGTCTTCGGCGAACTCCGGCTCGACACCGTCGAGCAGGAAGCGCACCGCCTGCACCCGGTCCTGCTCGACGGTGCCCTGCAGGCGGCCATCACCGGAGCGCACCTGCTCGGCGACGAGGCGGAACCCGGTACGTACGTGCCGGCCCGCATCGACGCGCTCCGGTTCTTCCGGTCTCCCGGCACCCGGTTGTGGATCCACGGCCGCGGCCGGGACGCCGGCACGCCGGGGACCATCGAATGCGACCTGACCCTGGTGACGGACGACGGCGAGGTGGTCGCCGAGGTGCAGGGCCTGCGGGCCAGGCGCCTGGCGGAGGCCCAGGAGCGGCCGGCGAAGCTCGTCTACCGGCACGCGTGGCAGGAGGAACCGCTGGAGCGGGAAGCCGGCGCCGAGGGCCGCTGGATCGTCGTGGGTTCTTCGGCGACCGCGACCGACCTGGCTCGCGGGCTGTCCGAACTCGACGCTGAGGTCATCCGCGCCGACACCGCCGACGACCGCTGGCTCGAGCGCGTCCTCGCCGGGGCGGCCGGCGAGCCGCCGTGCCGCGGGGTGGTCTACGTCGAGGGCGCCCCTGCCGAAGGCACGCCCTCCTGCGGCTCGGTCGCGGCGCCGCTGCGGCTCGTCCAGGAGCTTCCGGCCGAGGCCCGGCCCCTTTTCCTCGTCACCACGGGCGCGCAGAGCGTCTCCGCCGACGACCCGACGACCGCGCCGGCGGCCGCGGCGTTGTGGGGCTTCGGCCGGGTCGTGTCCGCGGAACGGCCCGAGCTGCGCTGCCGCCTGATCGACGTCGCTCCGGCCGATTCCCAGGTCGGCACCGACGGCAAGCTGCTCGACGCGCTGCTCACCGAGCTCACCCAAGACAGTCTCGACGAGGTCGCCCTACGCGCCGAAGGCCGGTACGTGCGGCGCCTTACGCACGCCGAAGAAGGCTCCGACCTCGACCACGTCACCACGCGCACCGACCTCACCCCGGTGCGCCTGCGGCCCCTCGAGGGAGCGGGGGCCGACCTCCGCTTCGTCGCGACCACCCGCCGGCCACCGGGGTCCGGCGAGGTCGAAGTGGAGGTCTCCCACGTCGGCCTGAACTTCAAGGACGTCCTCAAGCAGACCGGGCTGATCTCGCCCCGGGCCATCGAAGGCAGCCACTCCGGGGAAACGCTCGGTCTGGAGTGCTCGGGCACCGTCGTGGGCGTCGGTGCGGGAGTGACCGGCCTTCAGGTGGGGGACGAGGTGTTCGCGCACAGCCGGGACCTGTTCGTGTCCCACGTGACGCTGGAGGCCGTCCGCGTGGTGAAGAAGCCGGCGACGCTGACCGGTGCCCAGGCCGCGTCGCTGCTGCCCGTGGTCACCGCGCACCTTTCCCTGGTACGGCTGGCCAACCTGCGGAGCGGGGAACGCGTGCTGGTCCACTCGGCCGCCGGGGGTGTCGGACTGGCGGCGGCGCGGATCGCGCAGTGGCTCGGTGCCGAGGTGTTCGTCACCGCGGGGAGCGAGCCGCGGCGGGAACTCCTGCGCCGCGAGGGCTTCACCCGGGTCGCGGACTCGAGGTCCACGTCCTTCGCCGACGACGTCCTCGGCTGGACCGGTGGCGAGGGCGTCGACGTCATCGTCAATTCGCTGCCGGCCGACATGATCCACCACAGCCTCCGGACGCTGCGCACGTTCGGGCGCTTCGTCGAGCTGGGCAAGCCCGGCGACGTCGCGGACCACGCGGTACGGCTGGCCTCCGCGCAACGAGCCCTGTCGTTCCACTCCTTCGACTACGACCAGATGATGGCCCTGCGGCCGGACGACGTCCGGGAGTGCATGCGCGCCGTCGCGGAGCTCCACGAGCAGAACGCGATCGATCCCCTGCCGTGCACGGAGTTCCCGGCCGGCGAGGTGGACGAAGCCTTCCGCGTGATGGCGCGCCCCGAGCACCACGGCAAGATCGTCGTGCGGATGGCTCGCGAAGCGGTGCGCGTCCCGGCGGCGTCACTCCCCGGATCGCCGATCCGGCCGGACGTCACGTACGTCATCACCGGTGGCCTCGGCGGCCTCGGCCGCACCGTGGCGCGCTGGCTCGCCGACCACGGCGCCCGGTACCTCGTGCTCGCCGGCCGGCACGGGGTCACGACGTCGGCCGCGGCGCAGGACGTGGCGGAGCTGACCGCGCGGGGCGTCAAGGTGCGGGTCCACAAGGTCGACGTCAGCCACCGCGACGAGGTGCGCTCGTTCCTCTCACGGGTCCGCGCCCACCTGCCGCCGATCGGCGGGATCGTGCACGGCGCGGCCGACTTCGACGACGTCGTGCTTTCGGACACCGATGCGCCGCGGCTCGTCGGGGCCACGCGCCCGAAGGCGGACGGGGGGTGGCACCTGCACCGCGAAACCTCGGCCGACGACCTCGACTTCTTCGTGCTGTTCTCGTCGGTTGCGGCGCAGCTCGGGGCGCTCGGGGCCGGCGCCTACGCGACGGCGAACGAATTCCTCAACGGCCTGGCACGCTACCGGCGCGCCCAAGGGCTGCCGGCGACCAGCGTCGGCTGGGGGATGGTCGACGAGGTCGGTGTCGCGGTCAGCCGCGAAGGCCACGTCGGCAACGTCCTGCGGCGCAACGGTCACCGCGGGATGCCGCCCGCGCGGCTCGTCGCCGAGCTGGGGACGTTGCTGCGGACCCGGCCGACCGAGGTGTCGGTCGCCGACGTCGACTGGCCGCGGTGGGCACGCGCCAACCAGCAGCTGGCGCCGCTGCCGAAGTTCCGCGGGGTGGTGCCGGAAGGCGCGGCGGGCGGCGATGGTGACTTCGGCGGGGAGGACTCGGTCGCCAAGCTGTTGCGGGACGCGAGCCCGGCCGAGCGTGCGGAGATGTTGCCCGCCCTCGTCACCCCGCTGCTCCAGCGGACGACCGGTCTCGGCGAAGACCGGCTCGGCGAGCAGGAGGCCGTGGACGTCGACTCGCTGACGGCGGTCGAGCTGCGGGTCCTGCTCCAGAAACAGCTCGGCGTCCCGGTCCCGGCGGCGAGGCTGCAGCGAAGCCTCAGCGTCGACGTGCTCGTCGACCTCCTCGCCGACGAACTCGACCGGGCCCGGCCCGACGCGGTCGCGCTGACCGAGCGCCTCACCGTTCACGAGATCGCCTCGGCCGACGGGACGGTCGTCTACGGCCACCTCAGCCTGCCGGCCGGGCTCGGACCGCATCCGGCCGTGGTGGTGTGCATGCCGGGCGACGGCGGCGTGCTCGACGCCGACGGCGACTACCGGCACATCAGCGAACACGCACCGCTGAACGCGGCGGGTTTCGCGGTCCTGTCCGTCGACCAGCGCGGCGCCCCGGGGCACGGCCCCGAGTTCAGGGCGCTGGCCGAAATCGGCGGCAAGGACGTCGACGACGTGGTGGCCGCCACCCGGTACCTCGCGGGGCTGCCCGAGATCGACGACACGCGGATCGACATCCTGGGCACCAGCCGCGGCGCGTATTCGGCGCTCCTGGCGCTGGAGCGCGGGCCCGGCCTGTGGCGGCACGCCGTGCTGCTCATGGGTTTCTACGACCCGGCCAGGTTCGTGACGGCCGACCAGCTGCGACCCGGCTCGCTGCTGCCGTCGCGTTCCGAGAGCGACCCGGCCGAGGTGGAAGCGTACTTCGCGGCACCGGAGCGGCAGCCGCTGAGCGCGCTCGGCGAGGTCACCGCGCCGCTGCTCATCGTCCACGGCGACAACGATCCGGTGGTGTCCTCGGCGGAGTCCGCGGAACTGGCCGCCCGGATGCGGCATGAGGGCCTGCCCGCGGAACTGATCACCGTGCCGGGGCTCGCGCACGACATCGATCACGAGGACGTGGCCTGGGCCGACCTGTGGCCGCGGATCAGCGACTTCCTCCAGGAGGGTGGTACACGATGA